Below is a genomic region from Halogeometricum sp. S1BR25-6.
TTCGACCTGACGGTCGACGTGTCGGACGACTCGGCCGAGGGGCCGCCGAGCGCGGCCGAGGTGCTCGGAGGGCGGGATTCGATTCCGCCGACGGCGCTGTTCGACCGGACGTTCCTGCGCGAACACACCTCGTTTCGAACGTTCGGGGAGATGGTTCGCGCGAGTCCGTCGTCGGCGTCGTCGCCGGCCGAACTCGGCGCCGTTCCCGGCGGGGAGTGGGACGCGTTCGCCGCGGAGACGACGGCGTTCGAGGACTGGGAGGCGATGGTCGCCGCGGCCCGCGAGCGCTGGTTCGCGCGTCAGTTCGGTCTGTGACCGGTCGTGCGGTTCGGTCCGTAAATCAGGACGACGGCTCCGCCTCGGCGTAGAAGTTGAACGCCTCCAGCACCGGGCGGTCGGTCATCCCGAGAAGGACGGCCTCGTCGTCGGGTTCGTGGTGGTGCGTCGCGTCCGGCGGCACCACGAAGATGTCCCACTGGCCCCACTCCAGGGCCTCGCTGTCGACGTGCGTCGCCCCCTCGCCCTCGATGACGAAGTACACCTCCGTCGCGTTGTGGAAGTGGGGGTCGGTCGTCTCCTGCAGCAACTGCGCGCGGAACGACATCGTCGGAAACAGCGGCTCCTTGCCCGTCGCGGGGTTGACGTACGCGAGGCTGTAGCCGTCGTTCGGGTCCGGGTCGTCGTTGTCCGCTCGCTGGCGGAGCGTCTCCTCCATCTCCTCCCATCCGAAGCGGTACGGGGGCGTCGCCTCGCGGATGCCCTCGAACGGCCCCGGAATCTCCCCGTCCGATTTCTCGTCGGCGGGGCGGCCGCGACCGTACTGGGAGTCCCAGTAGCCCTGCGTCTTCGTCACCGGTTGGCGTTCGAGTTCGTGGTTCTCGAACACCTGCTGTTTGTTCATCGAGTCGAGGAACAGGGGGAGGTCGAGGACGTCCAACCACGCCGCCGTCTCGTCGGAGTCGTTGACGTGGTCGTGCCACTCCCACTGCGGCGTCGTGATGAGGTCGTTGTTCTCCATCGGGAACTCCTCGCCGGAGACAACCGTCTTCATGTCCTCGTTGCCGTCGATGGTGAAGCGGAGGGCGTTCGCCGAGTGGCGGTGGGCGGGGGCCGTCTCGCCGGGCGACACCGTCTGGACGCCGACGTAGATGGTGTTGGAGATGGCGTTACCGAGACTCCGGTTGATGGGGACGGCGACGCGCCGCTGGAACCCCGGCGGCAACTCGGCGATGGGGACGTCCGCCTCGATACCGTCGATGGCCTCCTGAATCTCCTCCCAGTGCCAGATGCCCGGTTCGGGGTCGTCGATGACGTTCCCGAAGTCGTCTTCGACCTCCCAGAGCGGTCGGAGGCCGTGCTGTTCGAGGATGCTTCGGGTGTCGGAACTCAGTTCGAGGAGTTCCTCCGGCTCCTTCTGTGCCATGGTTTATCGTTATATCAGGTTAGACATAAGCGTGATGGATGTGCACGTCCGCCGGTCCGTCACGCCTCGGTGGGCGGCCGGGCCTGCGCGTCGAATATCTCTCCGGCGGGGAAGACTGACCGACAGTCCTCACAGACCATCTGTCGCTGGATGGCGTACTCCCACAGTTTCCCGTCGCAGTTCGGGCAGTCGAAGTGCGCCCGCGCGAACGGACTCTCCTCGGCGTACGGGTTCTCGAACTCGGCCATGTTCGTAGATTCGACGGCACCTCCAAAAGCGTGTTGTCCGCCGCGCGAGTCGGCTTTCAGGGCTTTCCCGCGAAGTCAACGAAGGAGGTGAGTTTCCCGCTCGCGTCCTCGGTTACGTTCGACCCGTGGAAGAGGAGTCCGACGTCGAACTCGTACGCCGCGAGGCGTTCGAGGTTCTCCTCGGCCGACGCCAGGTCCTCGGTGAACACCGCCGGCGGCAGCACGAAGTGTCCCGCCGGGATGCCGCGGACGTCGGAGCCGAACACCGCGTCGCCGAGGACGGCCAGCGACCGCGAC
It encodes:
- a CDS encoding cupin domain-containing protein, with amino-acid sequence MAQKEPEELLELSSDTRSILEQHGLRPLWEVEDDFGNVIDDPEPGIWHWEEIQEAIDGIEADVPIAELPPGFQRRVAVPINRSLGNAISNTIYVGVQTVSPGETAPAHRHSANALRFTIDGNEDMKTVVSGEEFPMENNDLITTPQWEWHDHVNDSDETAAWLDVLDLPLFLDSMNKQQVFENHELERQPVTKTQGYWDSQYGRGRPADEKSDGEIPGPFEGIREATPPYRFGWEEMEETLRQRADNDDPDPNDGYSLAYVNPATGKEPLFPTMSFRAQLLQETTDPHFHNATEVYFVIEGEGATHVDSEALEWGQWDIFVVPPDATHHHEPDDEAVLLGMTDRPVLEAFNFYAEAEPSS